The Hyphomicrobiales bacterium genome has a window encoding:
- a CDS encoding ABC transporter permease — protein sequence MTGQHKLTPWLLVSPGALLFLGLVVLPLILTVILSFHAYDHTSGIQNSFTLKHYLTVVTDDYYLAVFWRTLRLAALTTLICVLIGAPEAYVLARMGDPWRSIFLLVIIGPLLVSVVVRAFGWSMLLGSAGLLNQALQALGLSPVRLLYTETAIVIALVHVMLPFMVIPVWTALQKLDPMVEAAAWSLGASRFTALRRIVLPQVSLGMLSGSLIVFGLSASAFAIPGLLGGRRLKMAATLVYDEYMVELNWPLGAAIAIIVLVANLFIMLGYNRVVETRARRALG from the coding sequence ATGACCGGGCAGCACAAGCTGACGCCATGGCTGCTCGTCTCGCCGGGGGCGTTGCTGTTCCTCGGGCTGGTGGTCCTGCCGCTGATCCTGACGGTGATCCTGTCCTTCCATGCCTATGATCATACGTCCGGCATCCAGAACAGCTTCACCCTCAAGCACTATCTGACGGTCGTCACCGACGACTACTATCTGGCGGTGTTCTGGCGCACGTTGCGGCTCGCCGCGCTGACCACGCTGATCTGCGTGCTGATCGGCGCGCCGGAAGCCTATGTGCTGGCGCGGATGGGCGACCCCTGGCGCTCGATCTTCCTGCTCGTCATCATCGGCCCGTTGCTGGTTTCGGTGGTGGTCCGCGCCTTCGGCTGGAGCATGCTGCTCGGCTCCGCCGGCCTGCTCAACCAAGCCCTTCAGGCGCTGGGCCTGAGCCCGGTCAGGCTGCTCTATACCGAGACCGCGATCGTGATCGCGCTCGTCCACGTCATGCTGCCCTTCATGGTCATCCCGGTCTGGACCGCCCTGCAGAAGCTCGATCCGATGGTCGAGGCCGCGGCCTGGAGCCTCGGCGCCTCGCGCTTCACGGCCCTGCGCCGGATCGTGCTGCCGCAGGTCTCGCTCGGCATGCTCTCCGGCAGCCTGATCGTCTTCGGCCTTTCGGCGAGCGCCTTCGCGATCCCCGGCCTCCTCGGCGGCCGGCGCCTCAAGATGGCGGCGACGCTGGTCTATGACGAGTACATGGTCGAGCTGAATTGGCCGCTCGGCGCGGCGATCGCGATCATCGTCCTCGTCGCCAACCTCTTCATCATGCTGGGCTATAACCGCGTCGTCGAGACGCGCGCCCGCCGGGCTCTGGGCTGA
- a CDS encoding ABC transporter ATP-binding protein, whose product MGFLTLQSLSKIFGDFTAVRDVDLSVAKGEFVSLLGPSGCGKTTTLQMIAGLVEPTQGTITLDGRDITREKPSRRGLGIVFQSYALFPHMTVAENVAFGLEMRKVAKAERDRRVKEILGLVHLAPMAGRYPRQLSGGQRQRVAIARALVIEPPVLLLDEPLSNLDAKLREEMQFELRRIQRSVGTTTIMVTHDQAEALSISDRVVVMEQGRMTQIDAPYRLYERPATAFISSFVGKMNRIEAVWRGGRAEAGGIALPSEAASLPDGAAAVLTLRPEKILLKPAGQGLLDGRVASRFFLGSYWLFNVETPVGPILVSAPNQGGEPAGEGEGVALYWQADSAVVSPPSAGEAA is encoded by the coding sequence ATGGGCTTCCTGACGCTGCAATCGCTGAGCAAGATCTTCGGCGACTTCACCGCCGTCAGGGATGTCGACCTCAGCGTCGCCAAGGGCGAGTTCGTCTCGCTGCTCGGCCCCTCCGGCTGCGGCAAGACCACGACGTTGCAGATGATCGCCGGGCTGGTCGAGCCGACGCAGGGCACGATCACGCTCGACGGGCGTGACATCACCCGCGAGAAGCCGAGCCGGCGTGGTCTCGGCATCGTCTTCCAGAGCTACGCGCTCTTCCCGCATATGACGGTGGCCGAGAACGTCGCCTTCGGCCTCGAAATGCGCAAGGTCGCCAAGGCCGAACGCGACAGGCGCGTCAAGGAAATCCTCGGCCTCGTCCATCTCGCGCCGATGGCCGGGCGCTATCCGCGCCAGCTCTCCGGCGGCCAGCGCCAGCGCGTCGCCATTGCTCGGGCGCTCGTCATCGAGCCGCCGGTGCTGCTGCTCGACGAGCCGCTCTCCAATCTGGACGCCAAGCTGCGCGAGGAGATGCAGTTCGAACTGCGCCGCATCCAGCGCAGTGTCGGCACCACCACGATCATGGTCACGCACGACCAGGCCGAGGCGCTCTCGATCAGCGACCGCGTCGTCGTGATGGAGCAGGGGCGCATGACCCAGATCGATGCGCCCTACCGCCTCTACGAGCGCCCCGCCACCGCCTTCATCTCCTCCTTCGTCGGCAAGATGAACCGCATCGAGGCGGTCTGGCGCGGCGGACGGGCCGAAGCGGGCGGGATCGCGCTGCCGAGCGAGGCAGCGAGCCTGCCCGATGGCGCGGCGGCCGTCCTGACGCTGCGGCCCGAGAAGATCCTGCTGAAGCCGGCCGGCCAGGGACTGCTGGACGGGCGGGTCGCGAGCCGCTTCTTCCTCGGCAGCTACTGGCTCTTCAATGTCGAGACGCCGGTCGGACCGATCCTGGTCTCGGCGCCCAATCAGGGCGGCGAGCCGGCCGGGGAGGGCGAGGGCGTCGCGCTCTATTGGCAGGCCGACAGCGCCGTCGTCTCGCCCCCCTCTGCGGGAGAGGCGGCATGA
- a CDS encoding Sarcosine oxidase beta subunit, with product MSRSLDIDVAIVGGGLVGSSAALALCNMGFSVALFDKGFCGAQASGVNYGGVRRQGRPLEQLPLSQRAHAIWPRLKALIGIDGEFLRSGHLKLACSEADMASLETYAAQVADQGLGLELIGHNGLRERFPWIDGRIVGASLCAGDGHANPRLVSAAFASAARRAGAYVLENTPVTGITRNGAGFALEAGEGVKAHAAVVINSAGAWADRFAADFGEPVPLSRIYPSMIVTEPLPLVMTVNTGMEGGGIYARQVERGNCVVGGERGLPLDDPDFSRPRGEGALAIMNRTAEIFPALRHAQAIRFWSGTEASMPDRNPVIGFSGTTPGLIHAFGFTGAGFQIAPGVGEVLAELVRDGRTATPIEAFSITRFSRPSGQEGQDRISHGSDARSQSEPHNRGAHS from the coding sequence GTGAGCCGGTCTCTCGACATCGATGTCGCGATCGTCGGCGGCGGGCTGGTCGGCTCCTCGGCAGCGCTCGCCCTGTGCAACATGGGCTTCAGCGTCGCGCTGTTCGACAAGGGCTTTTGCGGCGCGCAGGCGAGCGGCGTGAACTATGGCGGCGTGCGCCGGCAGGGGCGCCCGCTCGAGCAATTGCCGCTGTCGCAACGCGCCCACGCCATCTGGCCGCGCCTCAAGGCCCTGATCGGCATCGACGGGGAGTTCCTGCGCTCCGGCCATCTCAAGCTCGCCTGCAGCGAAGCCGATATGGCATCTCTGGAAACCTATGCCGCTCAGGTTGCCGACCAGGGGCTCGGCCTCGAGCTCATCGGCCATAACGGGCTGCGCGAACGCTTTCCCTGGATCGATGGCCGTATCGTGGGAGCCTCGCTCTGCGCCGGCGACGGCCATGCCAATCCCCGTCTCGTTTCGGCGGCTTTCGCGAGCGCCGCGCGGCGCGCCGGGGCGTATGTTCTGGAGAACACGCCGGTCACCGGCATCACGCGCAACGGCGCGGGCTTTGCGCTGGAGGCCGGCGAGGGCGTGAAGGCTCATGCCGCGGTGGTGATCAACAGCGCCGGCGCCTGGGCCGATCGCTTCGCCGCCGATTTCGGCGAGCCGGTCCCGCTGTCGCGCATCTACCCCTCGATGATCGTCACCGAGCCGCTGCCGCTGGTGATGACCGTCAACACCGGCATGGAGGGCGGCGGCATCTATGCCCGCCAGGTCGAGCGCGGAAACTGCGTGGTCGGCGGCGAACGCGGTCTGCCGCTCGACGATCCCGATTTCTCGCGCCCCCGCGGCGAGGGCGCGCTGGCGATTATGAACCGCACGGCCGAGATCTTCCCGGCGCTGCGCCATGCCCAGGCGATCCGCTTCTGGTCGGGGACGGAGGCGTCGATGCCGGACCGCAATCCCGTGATCGGCTTCAGCGGCACCACGCCCGGGCTGATCCACGCCTTTGGCTTCACCGGCGCCGGCTTCCAGATCGCGCCCGGCGTCGGCGAGGTGCTGGCCGAGCTCGTCCGCGACGGCCGCACCGCGACGCCGATCGAAGCCTTCTCGATCACCCGTTTCAGCCGGCCTTCCGGGCAGGAGGGTCAGGACCGCATCAGCCACGGCTCGGATGCGCGTTCGCAATCAGAGCCGCACAACAGGGGAGCCCACTCATGA
- a CDS encoding ABC transporter substrate-binding protein: MITRHTTLAGTVAALALTAAGSAFAQTKTLYVGMNGGNFERTFTQAVFPAFEKANNVKIVVVPGTSADILAKATAAKDKPQMHIMFLDDGVMVRAIGAGLCEKLKDGPELGQVDKGARMKGDMAVGIDMGMTGLAYNKKMFDEKGWAAPTSWMDLADPKFKDKVVFQSASASSFGLHAFLMFNRIQGGTEANVEPGFGKFRDTIGKNVLEFIPNSAKISEMVQTGEAAIFPLTPTAVATLKEKGIPVEYAQPKEGSVVLMVAQCVIANNSEAELAQKLAAYLLSPEAQAKALAAGNVVPSNPKAKAETAEAEKKLEAFHNNMKTAVVLDWDAINAKRPEWNSRWNKMIER; encoded by the coding sequence ATGATCACGCGTCACACCACCTTGGCCGGCACCGTCGCAGCCCTGGCATTGACGGCCGCAGGCAGCGCCTTCGCCCAGACCAAGACGCTCTATGTCGGCATGAACGGCGGCAATTTCGAGCGCACCTTCACCCAGGCGGTCTTCCCGGCGTTCGAGAAGGCCAACAACGTCAAGATCGTCGTCGTGCCCGGCACCTCGGCCGACATCCTCGCCAAGGCGACCGCGGCCAAGGACAAGCCGCAGATGCACATCATGTTCCTCGATGACGGCGTGATGGTCCGCGCCATCGGCGCCGGGCTCTGCGAGAAGCTGAAGGACGGCCCCGAGCTCGGTCAGGTCGACAAGGGCGCCCGGATGAAGGGCGACATGGCCGTCGGCATCGACATGGGCATGACCGGGCTCGCCTACAACAAGAAGATGTTCGACGAGAAGGGCTGGGCGGCGCCGACCTCGTGGATGGATCTCGCCGATCCGAAGTTCAAGGACAAGGTCGTCTTCCAGTCGGCCTCGGCCTCGTCCTTCGGTCTGCATGCCTTCCTGATGTTCAACCGCATCCAGGGCGGCACGGAAGCGAATGTCGAGCCGGGCTTCGGCAAGTTCCGCGACACCATCGGCAAGAACGTGCTCGAGTTCATCCCGAACTCGGCCAAGATCTCCGAGATGGTCCAGACCGGCGAGGCCGCGATCTTCCCGCTGACGCCGACCGCCGTTGCCACCCTCAAGGAGAAGGGCATCCCGGTCGAATACGCCCAGCCGAAGGAGGGCTCGGTCGTGCTGATGGTCGCGCAATGCGTCATCGCCAACAACTCGGAAGCCGAGCTGGCGCAGAAGCTCGCCGCCTATCTGCTCTCGCCCGAGGCGCAGGCGAAGGCGCTGGCCGCCGGCAACGTGGTGCCCTCGAACCCGAAGGCCAAGGCCGAGACGGCCGAGGCCGAGAAGAAGCTCGAGGCCTTCCACAACAACATGAAGACCGCCGTGGTGCTGGACTGGGACGCGATCAACGCCAAGCGTCCGGAGTGGAACAGCCGCTGGAACAAGATGATCGAGCGCTGA
- a CDS encoding (2Fe-2S)-binding protein yields MPLLHRIARKDHAAIAFTLDGALCEGRAGDTLLSAILNRTDSLRRTEFTGELRAGFCQMGACQDCWVATETGERLRACTTPLQPGMRIVTGVGRAA; encoded by the coding sequence ATGCCGCTGCTCCATCGCATCGCTCGCAAGGATCACGCCGCGATCGCCTTCACGCTCGACGGCGCCCTCTGCGAGGGGCGTGCCGGCGACACCCTGCTCAGCGCGATCCTGAACCGGACCGACAGCCTGCGCCGCACCGAGTTCACCGGCGAGTTGCGTGCCGGCTTCTGCCAGATGGGCGCCTGTCAGGATTGCTGGGTCGCGACCGAGACCGGCGAGCGCCTGCGCGCCTGCACCACGCCGTTGCAGCCCGGCATGCGGATCGTCACCGGGGTCGGGAGAGCGGCATGA
- the thiG gene encoding 1-deoxy-D-xylulose 5-phosphate:thiol sulfurtransferase: MASFYGFEPRNPLFLGTAQYPSPAILAEAVKRSGVEVVTVSLRRESAGGAGQAFWALIRELGVKVLPNTAGCHTVKEAVTTAQMAREVFGTDWIKLEVIGEDDTLQPDVIALVEAARILADDGFKVFPYTTEDLVVGGRLIDAGCEVLMPWGAPIGSGRGLNNPYGLRSMRQHFPDIPLVVDAGIGLPSHAAQAMEMGYDGILLNTAVAKAGDPAAMAEAFALAIRAGRQAFAAQPIEARDMAAPSTPVMGKAFLA; encoded by the coding sequence ATGGCATCCTTCTATGGTTTCGAGCCGCGGAATCCGCTCTTCCTCGGCACTGCGCAATATCCGTCGCCCGCGATCCTGGCCGAGGCGGTGAAGCGCTCCGGTGTGGAGGTCGTCACCGTCTCGCTGCGCCGTGAATCGGCCGGCGGCGCCGGCCAGGCCTTTTGGGCGCTGATCCGCGAGCTCGGCGTCAAGGTGCTGCCGAACACGGCCGGTTGTCACACCGTCAAGGAAGCCGTCACCACGGCTCAGATGGCGCGCGAGGTCTTCGGCACCGACTGGATCAAGCTCGAGGTGATCGGCGAGGACGATACGCTGCAGCCGGACGTGATCGCGCTGGTCGAGGCCGCTCGCATCCTCGCCGATGACGGCTTCAAGGTCTTTCCCTACACGACGGAGGATCTCGTCGTCGGCGGCCGCCTGATCGATGCCGGCTGCGAAGTGCTGATGCCTTGGGGGGCGCCGATCGGGTCGGGCAGGGGACTTAACAACCCCTATGGCCTGCGCAGCATGCGCCAGCATTTCCCCGATATCCCGCTCGTCGTCGATGCCGGCATCGGCCTGCCTTCCCATGCCGCGCAGGCGATGGAGATGGGCTATGACGGCATCCTGCTCAATACCGCCGTCGCCAAGGCCGGCGATCCCGCCGCGATGGCCGAGGCCTTCGCACTCGCCATCCGCGCCGGTCGCCAGGCTTTTGCCGCGCAGCCGATCGAGGCGCGCGACATGGCTGCTCCCTCCACCCCCGTCATGGGCAAGGCATTTCTCGCATGA
- a CDS encoding SelT/SelW/SelH family protein, with amino-acid sequence MTTSKPAPRIAITYCSMCNWMLRSAWLGQELLSTFGQDLGEVALIPRTGGIFQITYDGELIWDRKTDGGFPDSKVLKQRVRDRLDPERSLGHVDGHTMPAEAES; translated from the coding sequence ATGACCACAAGCAAGCCCGCCCCCCGCATCGCCATCACCTATTGCTCGATGTGCAACTGGATGCTGCGTTCGGCCTGGCTCGGCCAGGAACTGCTCTCGACCTTCGGGCAGGATCTCGGCGAGGTCGCGCTGATCCCGCGCACCGGCGGCATCTTCCAGATCACCTATGACGGCGAACTGATCTGGGACCGCAAGACCGATGGCGGCTTCCCCGATTCCAAGGTGCTGAAGCAGCGCGTGCGCGACCGGCTCGACCCCGAGCGCAGCCTCGGCCATGTCGACGGGCATACGATGCCGGCGGAAGCCGAGAGCTGA
- a CDS encoding FAD/NAD(P)-binding oxidoreductase, producing MSARPQPLIVGAGPAGIRAAEALVAAGLRPLVVDEAPACGGQIYRQRLVPDGRTTKDLYGSEADKAERLHTAFAALDGKVDHWPQALLWNLRDGTADIAVAGSSRRASYDGLILATGATDRVLPVPGWTLPGVFTLGGSQVALKAQGCAIGSRVVFAGSGPLLYLVAWQYMKAGVEVAAVLDAAPASAKLNLIKALPLDAGIVLRGARFVAELRLRGVVIRTGIEGLRFEGEGRVSGVIWREGGREQRLACDGVGYGLALRSETQLADLAGCAFRFNERDRAWLPQRDGAGRSSVPGVYLAGDGAGIAGADAAERAGERAALALLEDRGVAFDKARASALEAELARIGRLRDVLEAAFPFPAHWANAIDDATTLCRCEEITAGSVREAASRLDISEMNRLKAVSRVGMGRCQGRMCGAASAEVLAAAIDRSIDAVGRLRAQAPVKPIPLALQLAADLPEAAQ from the coding sequence ATGAGTGCGCGCCCGCAACCCTTGATCGTCGGCGCCGGCCCGGCCGGCATCCGCGCCGCCGAGGCGCTCGTCGCCGCCGGCCTGCGCCCGCTGGTGGTGGATGAGGCGCCCGCCTGCGGCGGCCAGATCTATCGCCAGCGCCTCGTGCCGGACGGCCGCACGACAAAGGACCTCTACGGCTCCGAGGCGGACAAGGCCGAACGGCTTCATACCGCTTTCGCCGCCCTCGACGGCAAGGTCGACCATTGGCCTCAGGCGCTGCTCTGGAACCTGCGCGACGGCACGGCCGATATCGCGGTCGCCGGTTCGAGCCGCCGCGCCAGCTATGACGGGCTGATCCTCGCGACCGGTGCGACGGATCGCGTCCTGCCGGTTCCGGGCTGGACGCTGCCCGGCGTCTTTACGCTCGGCGGCTCTCAGGTCGCGCTCAAGGCGCAGGGCTGCGCCATCGGCAGCCGCGTCGTCTTCGCCGGCTCCGGCCCGCTGCTCTATCTCGTCGCCTGGCAATACATGAAGGCCGGGGTCGAGGTCGCGGCCGTGCTCGACGCGGCGCCCGCGTCCGCCAAGCTTAATCTGATCAAGGCCCTGCCGCTCGATGCCGGCATCGTGCTGCGCGGCGCGCGCTTCGTTGCCGAATTGCGCCTGCGCGGCGTCGTCATCCGCACCGGCATCGAGGGGCTCCGTTTCGAGGGCGAGGGCAGGGTCTCCGGCGTGATCTGGCGCGAGGGAGGCCGTGAGCAGCGCCTTGCCTGCGACGGCGTCGGCTACGGCCTCGCGCTCCGCTCCGAGACGCAGCTTGCCGATCTCGCCGGCTGCGCCTTCCGCTTCAACGAGCGCGACCGCGCCTGGCTGCCGCAGCGTGATGGTGCCGGCCGCTCCTCGGTTCCCGGCGTCTATCTCGCGGGTGACGGTGCCGGGATCGCCGGCGCGGACGCGGCCGAGCGTGCCGGCGAGCGCGCCGCGCTGGCGCTGCTGGAGGATCGGGGCGTCGCCTTCGACAAGGCCCGCGCTTCGGCGCTGGAGGCCGAGCTTGCCCGCATCGGTCGCCTGCGCGACGTGCTGGAGGCCGCTTTTCCGTTCCCTGCCCATTGGGCGAACGCGATCGACGATGCCACGACGCTGTGCCGCTGCGAGGAGATCACGGCCGGCAGCGTCCGTGAGGCCGCGAGCCGCCTGGACATCAGCGAGATGAACCGGCTCAAGGCCGTGAGCCGCGTCGGCATGGGGCGCTGCCAGGGACGGATGTGCGGAGCCGCCTCGGCCGAGGTCCTCGCCGCTGCGATCGATAGGTCGATCGATGCCGTCGGCCGGCTGAGGGCGCAGGCTCCGGTGAAGCCGATTCCGCTTGCGCTGCAACTGGCGGCCGATCTGCCGGAGGCTGCGCAGTGA
- a CDS encoding Metal-dependent carboxypeptidase, which yields MTAYSDLTAHFGRIAALSNAIGILQWDNDTMMPRGAAETRAESMALLHVMRHGLATDDRIGGWLADAENDGGLGDWEKANLREIRRVWTVDTALPSDLVEASSKAISACEMRWRQARADSDFAGLLPYLAEVLNLQRQIGRAKGEKLGLSPYDALLNDYEPGGSSAKIDALFDDLAAFLPGFTQEAMAVQARRPNLPTLQGPFPTETQRALGLRLMAALGYDFERGRLDISTHPFCGGADNDVRITTRYDEADFTKALMGVLHETGHALYEQGRPAGYMSQPVGAARGMSLHESQSLLMEMQACRSREFLAFAAPLMRESFGGSGPAWDSEAMWRRYTRVEPGFIRVDADEVTYPAHVILRYRLEKALIADEMALAELPAAWNAGMKSLLGVAVRDDRVGCLQDIHWPSGGWGYFPTYTLGAMTAAQIFDAACRAEPGILPGIGKGDFSPLVGWLRANIHGKGSLLQTDDLLTQATGRPLDASVFKAHLRRRYIEEV from the coding sequence ATGACCGCCTATTCCGACCTCACCGCCCATTTCGGCCGCATTGCCGCTCTGTCGAACGCCATCGGCATCCTGCAATGGGACAACGACACGATGATGCCGAGGGGCGCCGCCGAGACGCGGGCCGAGAGCATGGCGCTCCTGCACGTCATGCGCCACGGCCTGGCGACCGATGACCGGATCGGCGGCTGGCTCGCCGATGCCGAGAACGACGGCGGTCTCGGAGACTGGGAAAAGGCCAATCTGCGCGAGATCCGGCGGGTCTGGACGGTCGACACCGCGCTCCCCTCCGATCTCGTCGAGGCGTCGAGCAAGGCGATCTCCGCCTGCGAGATGCGCTGGCGTCAGGCGCGCGCCGATTCCGACTTCGCCGGCCTGCTGCCTTATCTTGCCGAGGTGCTGAACCTGCAGCGCCAGATCGGCAGGGCCAAGGGCGAGAAGCTCGGGCTCTCGCCCTATGACGCGCTGCTCAACGATTACGAGCCCGGCGGCAGTTCCGCCAAGATCGACGCGCTGTTCGACGATCTCGCCGCCTTCCTGCCCGGCTTCACGCAGGAGGCGATGGCGGTGCAGGCACGCCGGCCGAACCTGCCGACGCTGCAAGGCCCCTTCCCGACCGAGACACAGCGGGCGCTCGGCCTGAGGCTAATGGCGGCTCTCGGCTATGATTTCGAGCGCGGGCGGCTCGACATCTCGACTCACCCCTTTTGCGGCGGCGCCGACAACGACGTGCGCATCACGACGCGTTACGACGAGGCCGATTTCACCAAGGCGCTGATGGGCGTGCTGCACGAGACCGGCCATGCGCTCTACGAACAGGGGCGGCCGGCCGGCTACATGAGCCAGCCCGTCGGCGCGGCGCGCGGCATGAGCCTGCACGAGAGCCAGTCGCTGCTGATGGAAATGCAGGCCTGCCGCTCGCGCGAGTTCCTCGCCTTCGCCGCGCCGCTGATGCGCGAGAGTTTTGGCGGTTCCGGCCCGGCCTGGGACAGCGAGGCGATGTGGCGCCGCTATACCCGCGTCGAGCCGGGCTTCATCCGCGTCGATGCCGACGAGGTGACATACCCCGCCCACGTCATCCTGCGCTACCGGCTGGAGAAGGCGCTGATCGCCGACGAGATGGCGCTCGCCGAACTGCCCGCCGCCTGGAACGCCGGGATGAAGTCCCTGCTCGGCGTCGCGGTCCGGGACGACCGCGTCGGCTGCCTGCAGGACATCCATTGGCCGTCGGGCGGCTGGGGCTATTTCCCGACCTATACGCTGGGTGCGATGACGGCTGCCCAAATCTTCGACGCCGCCTGCCGGGCCGAGCCCGGCATCCTGCCCGGCATCGGCAAGGGCGATTTCAGCCCACTGGTCGGCTGGCTGCGCGCCAACATCCACGGCAAGGGCTCGCTGCTGCAGACCGACGACCTGCTGACGCAGGCGACCGGCCGGCCGCTCGACGCCTCGGTGTTCAAGGCGCATCTGCGCCGCCGCTATATCGAGGAGGTGTGA
- the thiE gene encoding thiamine phosphate synthase: MKLDPFYPIFDSADWLKRMLPLGVKLVQLRVKDRPEAEVAREIARAKTLCAAADCVLVVNDYWKLAIAEGCDFIHLGQEDLDDADLGAIRKAGLKLGISSHDEPELERALAAKPDYVALGPVYPTILKQMRFGPQGLERLGEWKRRIGDLPLVGIGGISLERAPGVFEAGADIVAAVTDITLNADPEGRLKAWIAATRQHAVA, encoded by the coding sequence ATGAAGCTCGATCCGTTCTACCCCATCTTCGACAGCGCCGACTGGCTGAAGCGGATGCTGCCGCTCGGCGTCAAGCTGGTGCAGTTGCGCGTCAAGGACCGTCCGGAGGCTGAGGTCGCGCGCGAGATCGCTCGGGCCAAGACGCTTTGTGCCGCGGCCGATTGCGTGCTCGTCGTCAACGACTACTGGAAGCTCGCCATCGCGGAAGGCTGCGACTTCATCCATCTTGGGCAGGAGGATCTCGACGACGCCGATCTCGGCGCGATCCGCAAGGCCGGGCTCAAGCTCGGCATCAGCAGCCATGACGAGCCCGAGTTGGAGCGTGCGCTGGCGGCCAAGCCGGATTATGTCGCGCTCGGTCCGGTCTATCCGACGATCCTGAAGCAGATGCGCTTCGGCCCGCAGGGTCTGGAGCGGCTCGGCGAGTGGAAGCGCCGCATCGGCGACCTGCCGCTGGTCGGCATCGGCGGCATTTCGCTGGAGCGGGCGCCGGGCGTCTTCGAGGCTGGCGCCGACATCGTCGCGGCGGTGACGGACATCACGCTGAACGCCGATCCCGAGGGCCGGTTGAAGGCCTGGATCGCCGCGACACGGCAGCATGCGGTAGCATAA
- a CDS encoding Transcriptional regulator, IclR family gives MQTADEPVSSLRRALGLLRILSKGDGGGMRLKDIAEAAGCGQPTAHRALRDLMAEGFVEQAAGGKRYRLALDFFVIAARAGQAGGLRELARPALLRLSATLSDTIFLLVRNGYDAVCLDRIEGPFPIRSFTGDIGGKVPLGIGQGSLAMLAHLPDDEREAVIRFNMPRLLDRGFLDEAALRSAIAAAQAQGWVNLNTGLIAGMAGVAVPVFDAQGRVVAALSVGTLAERLGEDRLPNVVAILRGEAEALGAKLNPFDLTLRYPSRSLSTVAN, from the coding sequence ATGCAAACTGCCGACGAGCCCGTCTCCTCACTGCGGCGCGCCCTTGGACTGCTGCGCATCCTCTCGAAGGGCGATGGCGGCGGCATGCGGCTGAAGGACATCGCCGAAGCGGCCGGCTGCGGCCAGCCGACGGCGCATCGTGCGCTGCGCGACCTGATGGCGGAGGGCTTCGTCGAGCAGGCGGCCGGCGGCAAGCGCTACCGGCTCGCCCTCGACTTCTTCGTCATCGCGGCCCGCGCGGGTCAGGCCGGCGGCTTGCGCGAGCTCGCCCGCCCTGCCTTGCTCCGGCTTTCGGCGACGCTCAGCGATACGATCTTCCTGCTGGTCCGCAACGGCTACGACGCCGTCTGCCTCGACCGGATCGAAGGGCCCTTCCCGATCCGCTCCTTCACCGGCGATATCGGCGGCAAGGTGCCGCTCGGCATCGGCCAGGGCAGCCTCGCCATGCTGGCGCATCTGCCCGATGACGAGCGCGAGGCCGTCATCCGCTTCAACATGCCACGCCTGCTCGATCGCGGCTTCCTCGACGAGGCCGCGCTGCGCAGCGCCATCGCCGCGGCGCAGGCACAGGGCTGGGTCAATCTGAACACAGGCCTCATCGCTGGCATGGCCGGCGTCGCGGTGCCGGTCTTCGATGCGCAGGGGCGGGTCGTGGCGGCGCTCAGCGTCGGAACGCTGGCCGAACGGCTGGGCGAGGACCGGCTGCCCAATGTCGTCGCCATCCTGCGCGGCGAAGCGGAGGCGCTGGGCGCCAAGCTCAATCCGTTCGATCTCACCCTGCGCTATCCCTCGCGCAGCCTGAGCACGGTGGCGAACTGA
- a CDS encoding ABC transporter permease: MHKNGPVALLFHGLVVAFVLAPLVVVCLVAFTPENTLSIPTTSFSLRWFQAIFSHPDFVPSFYNSLWLATLAATLSVALAVPAALAIDRYDFPGRDGLNALFLSPLIIPHLVLGVAFLRLFALIGATGSFAWLVFTHVVVVTPYVMRLVMAALSGMDRSAEQAATTLGASHLTVFRRITAPMILPGITGGWLLAFINSFDELTMSIFVTSPQTVTLPVRMYMYATESIDPMMAAVSALMIALTAGAMLVLDRAFGLDKILVGQK, encoded by the coding sequence ATGCACAAGAACGGTCCCGTCGCACTGCTCTTTCACGGCCTCGTCGTCGCTTTCGTACTGGCCCCTCTGGTCGTCGTCTGCCTCGTCGCCTTCACGCCGGAGAACACGCTTTCGATCCCGACCACGAGCTTCTCGCTGCGCTGGTTCCAGGCGATCTTCAGCCACCCCGATTTCGTGCCCTCCTTCTACAATAGCCTGTGGCTGGCGACACTGGCGGCGACGCTGTCCGTGGCGCTCGCGGTGCCGGCTGCCCTTGCGATCGACCGCTACGATTTCCCGGGCCGCGACGGGTTGAACGCGCTCTTCCTGTCGCCGCTGATCATTCCGCATCTGGTGCTCGGCGTTGCGTTCCTGCGCCTCTTCGCCCTCATCGGAGCGACCGGCTCCTTCGCCTGGCTGGTCTTCACCCATGTCGTCGTGGTGACGCCCTATGTGATGCGCCTCGTCATGGCGGCGCTCTCGGGCATGGACCGCAGCGCCGAACAAGCCGCGACCACGCTCGGCGCGTCGCATTTGACGGTGTTCCGCCGCATCACCGCTCCGATGATCCTACCCGGCATCACCGGCGGCTGGCTGCTTGCCTTCATCAACAGCTTCGACGAGCTGACCATGTCGATCTTCGTCACCTCGCCGCAGACGGTGACGCTGCCGGTGCGGATGTACATGTACGCCACCGAGTCGATCGATCCGATGATGGCTGCCGTCTCGGCTCTGATGATCGCGCTGACGGCAGGTGCCATGCTGGTGCTGGACCGCGCCTTCGGCCTCGACAAGATCCTCGTCGGCCAGAAGTGA